One part of the Candidatus Kryptoniota bacterium genome encodes these proteins:
- a CDS encoding proline--tRNA ligase encodes MRLSTYFLPTLKENPADATMASHRLMMRAGLIRPLGAGIYSWLPLGWRVMKKVMQIIREEMDAIGGQEFQLPALNPIEIWEETGRVEAFGDTLFHVKNRPLVLAPTHEEVFTTIARDNIKSYRDLPQIWYQIQTKFRNEPRPRSGVIRGRQFFMKDSYTFDRSFEDLDTGYNLHREAYKKIYTRSGLKFFIVGASSGAMGGTGSQEFMVESPDGEDTCALCDKCGYAANLEVASSAVKPLGRIDGAETPKEIHTPNIKTIDQLAEFMKTSTERLAKSLVYKVDDTPVLILMSGNDQLNEAKLLTALGKAASAMDPAELQRFTGANAGSIGPIGLDEKSSSGKRFRVIADKRLQDANELISGANKDDYHIEHIDFKRDVKIEGYYDLRTIEAGEPCANCGHELRIVNAIEIGHIFKLGTKYSDSLHANYLDESGSEKPIVMGSYGIGVERIIACHIEQNHDENGIIWDKCISPFGVHMIAVNMDNKDVVNASEELFDELNKSGVDVLYDDREGVSPGFKFKDADLLGIPVQLIVGERNLKQGNIELKYRKGGDRKIVSRSQVLDEVQTFLRG; translated from the coding sequence ATGAGACTGAGCACCTACTTCCTACCTACACTTAAAGAGAATCCGGCCGATGCAACTATGGCGAGCCACCGTCTCATGATGAGGGCGGGCTTGATCAGACCGTTGGGGGCTGGAATATACTCGTGGCTGCCGCTGGGATGGCGGGTCATGAAAAAGGTCATGCAGATCATCCGGGAAGAAATGGACGCAATCGGTGGACAGGAATTTCAGCTGCCTGCTCTTAATCCGATTGAAATATGGGAAGAAACCGGACGAGTTGAGGCGTTCGGCGATACTCTTTTTCATGTGAAGAACCGTCCGCTGGTGCTTGCTCCGACTCACGAAGAAGTGTTCACGACTATCGCGCGCGACAACATAAAGTCGTACAGGGACCTGCCGCAAATCTGGTATCAGATTCAGACGAAGTTCAGGAACGAGCCGCGTCCGAGGTCCGGAGTCATCAGAGGCCGACAGTTTTTCATGAAGGATTCATACACCTTCGACAGGAGTTTCGAAGATCTTGATACGGGGTATAATCTTCACAGGGAAGCCTATAAAAAGATATACACGAGGAGCGGATTGAAATTTTTCATTGTCGGTGCGTCGAGCGGCGCGATGGGAGGCACGGGCTCGCAGGAATTCATGGTCGAGTCGCCTGACGGCGAAGATACCTGCGCGCTGTGCGACAAGTGCGGCTATGCTGCGAATCTCGAGGTCGCATCCAGCGCCGTCAAGCCTCTCGGAAGGATAGACGGAGCTGAAACGCCGAAAGAGATTCATACTCCGAACATCAAGACCATAGACCAGCTTGCGGAATTCATGAAGACTTCTACTGAGCGGCTTGCGAAATCGCTTGTGTACAAGGTGGACGACACACCGGTGCTCATCCTGATGTCGGGAAACGATCAACTGAACGAAGCCAAGCTCCTTACAGCGCTCGGCAAAGCCGCCTCTGCAATGGATCCCGCGGAACTTCAACGATTCACAGGAGCCAACGCAGGTTCCATCGGCCCAATCGGTCTCGACGAGAAGTCTTCATCCGGAAAAAGATTCCGGGTAATTGCGGACAAACGGCTTCAGGATGCCAATGAACTGATTAGCGGCGCCAACAAAGATGACTATCATATCGAACATATCGATTTCAAACGTGACGTGAAGATCGAGGGATACTACGATCTCAGGACAATCGAGGCTGGAGAGCCTTGCGCGAATTGCGGTCATGAGCTCCGCATCGTAAATGCTATTGAGATTGGACACATCTTCAAGCTCGGCACGAAATATTCCGATTCACTTCACGCCAATTATTTGGATGAATCCGGGAGCGAGAAACCGATCGTTATGGGAAGTTACGGCATCGGTGTGGAACGAATAATCGCGTGCCATATCGAACAAAACCACGATGAGAACGGCATCATATGGGACAAATGTATTTCACCGTTCGGCGTACATATGATAGCTGTGAACATGGACAACAAGGATGTTGTGAATGCGTCCGAAGAGCTCTTTGATGAATTGAATAAATCGGGAGTCGACGTTCTGTATGACGATCGTGAAGGCGTAAGTCCCGGTTTTAAGTTCAAGGATGCCGATCTTCTCGGGATACCCGTTCAGCTAATCGTGGGTGAACGAAATCTTAAGCAGGGCAATATCGAATTGAAATACAGGAAAGGCGGCGACCGGAAGATCGTGTCGAGATCTCAGGTATTGGACGAAGTTCAGACATTCCTGCGCGGTTAA
- a CDS encoding class I SAM-dependent methyltransferase: MKIDHATDAPAKRESTKSHWEDFWTAKKEVTEVYSNDNRVLRNLLEVTDLRGKKVMEIGAGTGRDSFGMVEKGASVFMVDYATSSLQIIRNIAIEEKIEVNPVGGNAFSLPFPDGVFDVVFHQGLLEHFRENDASNLLKENIRVLKKGGYLLVDVPQRYHVYTVMKHILIYMDKWFAGWEREFSIPELDKLLRSLGVKPVYKYGEWMYPSLFYRVMREGLRKFGISLPLNPTLLKPLTSLRKKVRESLRRTPLAVYTSLSCGIISRKPE; the protein is encoded by the coding sequence ATGAAGATAGATCACGCCACGGATGCCCCGGCAAAGAGGGAATCCACGAAATCACACTGGGAGGACTTCTGGACAGCCAAGAAGGAAGTGACGGAAGTATACTCCAACGACAATAGAGTTCTTAGAAATCTTCTGGAGGTCACCGATCTTCGAGGAAAGAAAGTCATGGAGATCGGCGCCGGTACCGGCAGGGACAGCTTTGGAATGGTCGAAAAGGGAGCGAGCGTCTTCATGGTGGATTATGCTACCAGTTCACTCCAGATAATCAGGAACATTGCTATCGAAGAGAAGATCGAGGTGAACCCCGTCGGCGGCAACGCGTTTTCACTTCCCTTCCCCGACGGAGTGTTTGATGTCGTGTTCCACCAGGGACTCCTTGAACACTTCCGTGAGAACGACGCGTCGAACCTCCTCAAAGAAAATATCCGCGTGCTGAAGAAAGGCGGCTACCTTTTAGTAGACGTTCCGCAGCGATACCACGTTTACACCGTCATGAAGCACATCCTCATTTATATGGACAAATGGTTCGCCGGTTGGGAGCGGGAATTCTCGATTCCCGAGCTTGACAAGCTATTGAGATCGCTAGGAGTGAAGCCCGTTTACAAATACGGCGAATGGATGTATCCCAGCTTGTTCTACAGAGTTATGCGCGAGGGTCTCAGAAAATTTGGAATCAGCCTCCCGCTCAACCCGACTCTGTTAAAACCGCTCACGAGCTTAAGGAAGAAAGTCCGCGAGTCACTGAGGCGGACCCCTCTTGCGGTATACACCTCATTATCTTGCGGCATAATTAGCAGGAAGCCTGAATAG
- a CDS encoding T9SS type A sorting domain-containing protein, which produces MKRRTAVLVLMVLTISSQVVSGSDNTKKNRRTILATSSVASTIIDANNLTSWIQADALWPPVVGESWNGEFPKGSEVGVVFQEGIMFGGLVYDGTYPGLRVGGSMYGTAMQAGKILTGSDGKVVGAENANDSTVARVWRVRPDYRTASLIDDAKAFFNEDSSKVTAQQIQQLRSQYESDWNDWPASKGAPYVDVNGDGKYEPDIDIPGVPEAAQTVWLVANDLDSALTTQLCGTPPIGIEEQITEWTWKIDGQTVPDNIVYKQVKLIYKGTTTSSFDSHIDGLYLSQWADPDVGDYSDDLVGSDSTLNLGYAYNGEAVDLLYQHIVLSPPAMGYQIISGPSYKTGAASDSAITDFGWKRGYRYPNPPMTAYVRQQPSYGLIVPWDDQAAEDYNMMRGGLPRPSYPAFIPAWTLWTTPGNHPTNYMCFGDPTTRSGWIDSLPGDRRFWCSNGPFDMKLGDTAEYVIAEVAAEGPEFVQNVNILKLYARWSQFLFNASASPSILAVKAPEQVPLDWVLKQNYPNPFNPSTTIMYNVQKRGGVNLAVFNILGQKVRTLVDGMKDIGTYSVDFNGMNLPSGIYICELTEIGASAKMKMMLLK; this is translated from the coding sequence ATGAAAAGACGAACCGCAGTCTTAGTCTTAATGGTTCTCACTATTTCCTCGCAGGTTGTCAGCGGCTCTGACAATACGAAGAAGAATCGCAGGACGATACTGGCAACGAGCTCAGTCGCGTCCACAATAATCGACGCTAACAATCTCACAAGCTGGATACAGGCGGATGCCCTGTGGCCACCTGTAGTAGGTGAGAGCTGGAATGGTGAGTTCCCCAAAGGATCGGAAGTCGGTGTCGTATTCCAGGAAGGGATTATGTTCGGTGGACTTGTGTATGATGGTACATACCCAGGTTTGCGAGTCGGGGGGAGCATGTATGGTACAGCTATGCAAGCGGGAAAAATCCTAACAGGAAGCGATGGAAAAGTTGTTGGTGCCGAGAACGCTAACGATTCAACTGTTGCCCGCGTGTGGAGAGTACGACCGGATTACAGGACTGCAAGTCTGATAGATGATGCCAAAGCATTCTTCAACGAAGATTCTTCAAAGGTAACTGCACAACAAATTCAGCAATTAAGATCACAGTATGAATCGGACTGGAACGATTGGCCTGCATCTAAAGGAGCACCGTATGTCGACGTCAACGGTGACGGCAAATACGAACCCGATATAGACATACCTGGAGTACCGGAAGCCGCACAAACTGTGTGGCTTGTGGCGAACGACCTAGATTCTGCGCTGACGACACAGCTCTGCGGGACTCCGCCGATTGGAATCGAAGAACAGATCACTGAGTGGACATGGAAAATTGACGGGCAGACAGTTCCTGACAACATTGTGTACAAGCAAGTGAAGTTGATTTACAAAGGTACGACTACAAGTTCATTTGATTCACATATCGACGGTCTATACTTATCTCAATGGGCTGACCCTGATGTCGGAGATTATTCCGACGATCTGGTTGGTTCCGATTCTACACTGAATCTTGGGTACGCATATAATGGCGAAGCGGTCGATTTACTGTACCAGCATATAGTCCTGTCTCCTCCGGCGATGGGATATCAAATAATTAGCGGACCGTCTTACAAGACGGGAGCAGCATCCGATTCTGCAATCACCGACTTCGGATGGAAAAGAGGATACAGATATCCGAATCCTCCGATGACTGCCTATGTAAGGCAGCAGCCCTCCTACGGGCTCATTGTCCCGTGGGATGATCAGGCAGCTGAAGACTATAATATGATGCGAGGAGGTCTGCCCCGGCCTTCCTATCCTGCGTTTATACCCGCTTGGACTCTTTGGACTACTCCGGGGAACCACCCGACAAATTACATGTGCTTCGGTGATCCGACCACTCGTTCAGGCTGGATAGACTCACTTCCCGGCGACAGGAGATTCTGGTGCTCGAACGGACCGTTCGACATGAAGCTCGGAGACACTGCCGAATATGTGATCGCTGAAGTTGCCGCGGAAGGCCCCGAGTTTGTGCAAAACGTGAACATATTAAAGCTGTATGCAAGATGGTCGCAGTTCCTCTTTAATGCATCGGCGAGTCCCTCCATCCTTGCAGTGAAAGCCCCTGAACAAGTTCCTCTCGATTGGGTTCTTAAGCAGAACTATCCGAACCCATTCAACCCATCGACAACAATTATGTACAACGTCCAAAAACGAGGCGGGGTGAATTTGGCAGTGTTCAATATACTCGGTCAAAAGGTGCGGACACTCGTAGATGGAATGAAGGACATCGGCACATACAGCGTCGATTTCAACGGGATGAATTTGCCAAGCGGTATTTACATTTGTGAATTGACGGAGATCGGAGCGAGCGCGAAAATGAAAATGATGCTCCTGAAATAA
- a CDS encoding glycosyltransferase family 9 protein, whose protein sequence is MRVLIIALSGIGDALLFTPAAELIKKNVPDVRLDALVMFKGAAEIYDRTGLFDEIIHHDFLSAPKLKSLSVVMKLRGKYDVSINVYPSNRFEYNLIQFLAGAPKRGAIQYLRRDFRELGFLNNIRIQENDSVHNVRENISIAKRTLGFETQEEPDLVFPISQEDERFADRYLASCGFAGGDMLIGFHAGSAILKNQAKRRWEPEKFAELGRRLIDSKKARILIFGGPDENDLKARIMAMIDSDRATIPSTSGLAQTAALIRRTSLLVTNDSGMMHVASAMKRKIVAVVGPTNTDYIHPWHTEHEIASLHLECSPCFIYSPKPLKCFRDDVKFKCIKELTVDMVYAKVASLLGHQG, encoded by the coding sequence ATGAGAGTCCTCATCATAGCCCTTTCTGGAATTGGCGACGCCCTTCTCTTCACCCCCGCCGCCGAATTAATCAAGAAAAATGTTCCCGATGTGAGACTCGATGCGCTCGTAATGTTCAAAGGAGCTGCCGAGATTTACGACCGCACGGGACTCTTCGACGAAATTATTCACCACGATTTCCTCTCGGCCCCCAAACTGAAGTCCCTCAGCGTCGTCATGAAGCTTCGCGGCAAGTATGACGTCTCTATAAATGTCTACCCCTCAAACAGATTCGAATACAATCTCATCCAGTTTCTGGCCGGTGCACCGAAACGAGGAGCGATCCAATATCTTCGCCGTGACTTTCGCGAACTCGGGTTCCTGAATAATATCCGGATTCAAGAAAACGATTCAGTCCACAATGTCCGCGAAAATATTTCAATTGCCAAGAGGACACTCGGATTTGAAACCCAGGAAGAACCCGATCTTGTCTTTCCTATTTCACAGGAAGACGAGAGATTCGCTGATAGATATCTCGCGAGCTGCGGATTCGCAGGCGGCGATATGCTCATTGGGTTTCATGCGGGCTCGGCAATTCTGAAAAATCAGGCGAAGCGCAGATGGGAACCGGAGAAGTTCGCTGAGCTCGGACGCAGACTCATCGATTCAAAAAAAGCACGGATACTGATCTTCGGCGGACCTGATGAAAATGATCTCAAAGCAAGAATAATGGCGATGATAGATTCGGACAGGGCAACAATCCCGAGCACGAGCGGTCTCGCTCAGACAGCCGCTCTTATCCGAAGGACTTCCCTGTTGGTCACGAACGACTCAGGTATGATGCACGTCGCTTCTGCCATGAAGCGGAAGATAGTTGCCGTCGTCGGCCCCACGAACACGGATTATATTCATCCATGGCATACCGAGCATGAAATCGCGTCATTGCATCTGGAGTGTTCCCCGTGCTTCATTTACTCTCCGAAACCGCTTAAATGCTTTAGGGATGACGTGAAGTTCAAATGTATTAAAGAACTCACCGTCGACATGGTTTATGCGAAAGTCGCCTCACTACTCGGGCACCAGGGCTAA
- a CDS encoding cation diffusion facilitator family transporter, which produces MPDRNPLERPLLYSIILNACIFVTELAGGLLSNSLALVSDAMHNFSDLVALTISFAAARMMKWSGNERKSYGYFRVEILAALINSVILVLIGVYIIYEGVARISEPPRIRAALMFVVATVGFGGNIISVFLLRPHRDESLNAKSAFLHLSTDAVESAAVILTAVLISFFKIQIFDALISVAIGILIIKSSWDLLLESVNILTEGSPKGIDLNEVADLIRRYPGVIGVHHLHIWSLSTKFRALSAHIVVQDMPISRTTGITNGIETELRSKFSIDHPTFQLEAIACEDDLISQYRDRTHPASSDSQT; this is translated from the coding sequence ATGCCCGATAGGAACCCGCTTGAAAGGCCGCTTCTATACTCGATAATCCTGAACGCATGTATTTTCGTGACGGAACTTGCAGGCGGCCTCTTGTCGAACAGCCTCGCGCTTGTATCCGATGCGATGCACAACTTCAGCGATCTTGTCGCGCTCACCATAAGTTTCGCTGCGGCAAGGATGATGAAGTGGAGCGGAAACGAGAGAAAATCTTACGGATACTTCAGGGTCGAAATCCTCGCGGCGCTAATCAACTCGGTCATTCTCGTTCTGATCGGCGTGTACATCATATATGAAGGTGTTGCGAGGATCTCCGAGCCGCCGAGAATACGCGCGGCTCTCATGTTTGTCGTGGCGACGGTCGGATTCGGAGGCAATATCATTTCCGTTTTTCTACTGCGTCCTCACCGCGATGAAAGTCTGAACGCAAAGAGTGCGTTCCTCCATTTGTCGACCGACGCGGTCGAATCAGCCGCGGTTATTTTGACGGCAGTTCTAATCTCCTTTTTCAAGATTCAAATCTTCGACGCGCTCATATCTGTGGCGATCGGAATCCTGATTATCAAGAGCTCCTGGGACTTGCTCCTGGAGTCCGTCAACATTCTCACTGAGGGTTCGCCGAAAGGAATAGACCTGAACGAAGTAGCCGATCTCATCCGACGTTACCCGGGAGTTATCGGCGTGCACCATCTTCATATCTGGAGCTTGTCTACAAAATTCCGTGCACTCTCGGCGCACATCGTGGTACAGGACATGCCCATAAGCCGGACAACCGGCATAACCAATGGAATTGAGACTGAGCTCCGCTCGAAATTTAGTATCGATCACCCGACGTTTCAGCTTGAAGCGATCGCCTGCGAAGATGATCTGATCTCCCAGTATCGCGATCGCACTCATCCGGCATCTTCAGACTCTCAGACGTGA